A genomic segment from Streptomyces sp. NBC_00459 encodes:
- a CDS encoding CPBP family intramembrane glutamic endopeptidase has translation MQVETGAVAGSVPEERPSRRTLRDETLLVLGLSLGASGVSALISFVGSVTKPGGLKDQAATLNASAAPGRPWLDLAWQLFGITTSLVPVALVAHFLLREGKGLRTLGFDRTRPWPDLGRGAAVAAVIGSSGIAFYLAARELGFNLTVVPEALPEVWWKYPVLILSAVQNAVLEEVIVVAFLLRRLRQLGWTPGTALVASSVLRGSYHLYQGIGGFIGNMVMGVVFVYLYRRWGRVGPLVVAHSLLDIGAFVGYALLAGKLPWLPTA, from the coding sequence GTGCAGGTGGAGACGGGCGCGGTGGCTGGTTCCGTTCCTGAGGAGCGGCCGTCGCGACGGACTCTCCGGGACGAGACGCTGTTGGTTCTGGGGCTGTCACTCGGGGCGAGCGGTGTCTCGGCCCTGATCAGCTTTGTCGGGTCGGTCACGAAACCGGGCGGCCTCAAGGACCAGGCGGCCACCCTCAACGCCTCTGCGGCGCCGGGTCGGCCATGGCTGGATCTCGCCTGGCAGCTCTTCGGCATCACGACGTCGCTGGTACCGGTCGCCCTGGTCGCGCACTTCCTGCTGCGCGAGGGGAAGGGGCTGCGCACGCTGGGCTTCGACCGCACCCGGCCCTGGCCCGACCTCGGCCGCGGGGCCGCCGTCGCGGCGGTGATCGGCAGCAGCGGAATCGCCTTCTATCTGGCGGCCCGCGAACTCGGTTTCAACCTCACGGTGGTGCCGGAGGCGTTGCCCGAGGTGTGGTGGAAGTACCCGGTGCTGATCCTCTCGGCGGTGCAGAACGCCGTACTGGAGGAAGTGATCGTCGTCGCGTTCCTGCTGCGCCGACTGCGCCAGTTGGGGTGGACCCCGGGGACGGCACTGGTGGCCAGTTCCGTACTGCGCGGGTCGTACCACCTTTACCAGGGCATCGGCGGGTTCATCGGAAACATGGTGATGGGGGTGGTGTTCGTGTACCTCTACCGGCGGTGGGGCCGGGTGGGGCCCCTGGTGGTGGCGCACTCACTGCTCGACATCGGGGCGTTCGTGGGGTACGCGCTGCTGGCGGGGAAGCTGCCCTGGCTGCCCACGGCGTGA
- a CDS encoding glutamate--cysteine ligase, with amino-acid sequence MGEKVVAGPFDLSDRRRYRTKLRQCLTGLERLLAEKRFDRPKNLLGLEIELNLVGPDGMPKMMNGQVLERIASRDFQTELAMFNLEVNIAPHRLAGRVFDRLAEELRTSLAYAHRKANEVDAGIMMIGILPTLERDDLVSSNLSEVDRYALLNDQIVAARGEEFTLDIDGVERLSCTSKSIAPEAACTSVQLHLQVTPARFADVWNAAQAIAAAQVAIGANSPFLFGRELWRESRPPLFTQSTDTRPPELQAQGVRPRTWFGERWISSAYDLFEENLRYYPALLPICDDEDPLGVLDAGGVPKLGELVLHNGTVYRWNRPVYGIADGVPHLRVENRVLPAGPTVTDVIANAAFYYGVVRALAEEPRPVWTRLPFEAAAANFDAACRYGIDARLRWPRGGRFGGTAEVDAVHLVRDELLPLAAAGLDAWGVEPADRDLYLGVIEERCRLRANGASWQAATFHRALEKGLSRETALAATTRRYSELMHLGEPVHTWPVGLPEPVPLG; translated from the coding sequence ATGGGGGAGAAGGTCGTGGCGGGGCCGTTCGACCTGTCCGATCGCCGGCGCTACCGCACCAAGCTCCGGCAGTGTCTGACGGGGCTGGAGCGACTGCTGGCCGAGAAGCGGTTCGACCGCCCCAAGAATCTCCTGGGGCTGGAGATCGAGCTGAATCTCGTCGGGCCCGACGGCATGCCGAAAATGATGAATGGGCAAGTACTCGAAAGGATCGCCAGCCGAGATTTCCAAACAGAACTCGCCATGTTCAATCTGGAAGTCAACATTGCCCCCCATCGCCTCGCGGGCCGCGTATTCGACCGCCTCGCCGAAGAACTCCGTACGTCACTGGCATATGCCCACCGGAAAGCGAACGAGGTGGACGCGGGGATCATGATGATCGGCATTCTGCCGACGCTCGAACGGGACGACCTGGTCTCCTCCAACCTTTCCGAGGTCGACCGCTACGCCCTGCTCAACGATCAGATCGTGGCAGCCCGCGGTGAGGAGTTCACGCTCGACATCGACGGCGTGGAGCGCCTCTCGTGCACGTCGAAGTCCATCGCTCCGGAGGCGGCCTGTACCTCCGTGCAGCTGCATCTGCAGGTCACGCCGGCGCGGTTCGCCGATGTGTGGAACGCGGCGCAGGCGATCGCCGCCGCGCAGGTCGCGATCGGGGCCAACTCGCCCTTCCTGTTCGGCCGTGAGCTGTGGCGGGAGTCGCGGCCCCCGCTGTTCACACAGTCCACGGACACACGCCCGCCGGAACTCCAGGCGCAGGGAGTGCGGCCGCGCACCTGGTTCGGGGAGCGGTGGATCTCGTCGGCGTACGACCTCTTCGAGGAGAACCTGCGTTACTACCCGGCGCTGCTGCCGATCTGCGACGACGAGGACCCGCTCGGCGTCCTCGACGCCGGGGGTGTGCCGAAGCTCGGCGAACTGGTGCTGCACAACGGCACCGTGTACCGCTGGAACCGTCCGGTCTACGGCATCGCGGACGGCGTTCCGCATCTTCGCGTCGAGAACCGGGTGCTGCCCGCCGGGCCCACGGTCACGGACGTCATCGCCAACGCGGCCTTCTACTACGGGGTCGTCAGGGCGCTCGCCGAGGAGCCCCGGCCGGTGTGGACCCGGCTGCCCTTCGAGGCCGCCGCCGCCAACTTCGACGCGGCCTGCCGGTACGGCATCGACGCGCGGCTCCGGTGGCCCCGGGGCGGGCGGTTCGGTGGCACGGCGGAGGTCGACGCCGTGCATCTCGTACGGGACGAACTGCTGCCGCTCGCCGCGGCCGGCCTCGACGCCTGGGGGGTCGAACCCGCCGACCGGGACCTGTACCTCGGGGTGATCGAGGAACGGTGCCGGCTTCGGGCCAACGGAGCGTCCTGGCAGGCGGCCACCTTCCACCGGGCGCTGGAGAAGGGGCTGTCCCGGGAAACCGCGCTGGCCGCGACCACCCGGCGCTACAGCGAGCTGATGCACCTCGGGGAGCCGGTGCACACCTGGCCCGTGGGGCTGCCGGAACCGGTGCCGCTGGGGTGA